A genome region from Yoonia vestfoldensis includes the following:
- a CDS encoding MBL fold metallo-hydrolase: MAKAFASAGDMEEKKISFTQVGEGLYAFTAEGDPNTGVIIGDDSVMIVEAQATPRLARMVIEKVREVTDKPISHLVLTHYHAVRVLGASAYGAREIIMSDVAAAMVEERGQEDWDSEFDRFPRLFQGHEEIPGLTRPTTTFSDSMTVYLGKRRVDIMKLGRAHTAGDAVVWVPNQEVMFTGDIVEYHSACYCGDGHFNDWEETLQNIAAFEPKSIAPGRGDALLGEEMVAKALESTADFVRSTYQPIAKVVARGGTMKEAWDACRAACDPKFSDYAIYEHCLPFNVARAYDEARGIDTPRVWTAERDKEMWNAFQG, from the coding sequence ATGGCCAAGGCATTCGCATCCGCAGGCGATATGGAAGAAAAGAAGATCAGCTTCACCCAGGTGGGCGAGGGGCTTTATGCCTTCACCGCAGAGGGCGATCCCAACACCGGCGTGATTATCGGCGACGACAGCGTGATGATCGTCGAGGCGCAGGCAACCCCGCGTCTGGCCCGCATGGTGATCGAAAAGGTCCGCGAGGTAACGGACAAGCCGATCAGCCATCTGGTGCTGACCCATTACCACGCCGTCCGCGTGCTGGGCGCCAGCGCCTATGGCGCGCGCGAAATCATCATGTCCGACGTCGCCGCCGCCATGGTCGAAGAACGCGGACAGGAAGACTGGGACAGCGAATTCGACCGCTTCCCGCGCCTGTTTCAGGGGCACGAGGAAATCCCCGGCCTGACACGGCCCACCACAACATTTTCCGACAGCATGACCGTCTATCTGGGCAAGCGCCGCGTCGACATCATGAAGCTGGGTCGCGCCCACACCGCGGGCGATGCGGTCGTCTGGGTGCCCAATCAAGAGGTCATGTTCACCGGCGATATCGTGGAATACCATTCTGCATGCTACTGCGGCGACGGGCATTTCAACGACTGGGAAGAGACGCTCCAAAACATCGCGGCCTTTGAACCCAAATCCATCGCGCCGGGCCGTGGCGATGCATTGCTGGGCGAAGAGATGGTCGCCAAGGCGCTGGAAAGCACAGCTGATTTCGTCCGCTCCACCTATCAGCCCATCGCGAAGGTCGTGGCGCGGGGTGGCACCATGAAAGAAGCCTGGGACGCCTGCCGCGCGGCTTGCGACCCGAAGTTCAGCGATTACGCGATCTATGAACATTGCCTGCCGTTCAACGTGGCGCGCGCCTACGACGAAGCGCGCGGGATCGACACGCCCCGCGTCTGGACCGCAGAGCGGGACAAGGAGATGTGGAACGCCTTTCAGGGCTGA
- a CDS encoding FAD-dependent oxidoreductase, translating into MPLDDRYQLAFKLYPYARSADQDAKTPVRHPVVVVGGGPVGLATALDLGLQGVPVVVLDDHEGIGQGSRAICFAKRSLEIADRYGCAGPMLDKGVVWNLGKVFHEDRKVFEFNLLPEDGHKFPAFINLQQPYFEKFLFERIQAAQAEGAPIEVRGKNRVASVEIHDDHSVLSIQTPEQDYTLHADWLIAADGAGSPLRGMMGLDFDGRVFKDSFLIADIKMLSGNFPTERWFWFEPSHKAGASTLLHKQPDDIWRVDFQIGWDVDRKEELKEENVRKRLDAMLGAEVDYDIVWSSIYTFQCRRMDKFRHGRVLFVGDSAHQVSPFGARGANSGMQDADNLGWKLGMVVRGEAPDTLLDSYHDERAYGADENILNSTRATDFITPKSKVSHIFRNAVLELAEQFEFARPLVNSGRLSMPCTYDGLPLFGEDRLDGGPDRTRPGSPCPDAPLGDGFLLDALGSGFTILTLNTDAPTTVTEGGVTAAAVALSTDDDATGALFARYLGDADSAVYLIRPDQHVVARWPHFDETALRAALRRACGME; encoded by the coding sequence ATGCCGCTTGACGACCGATACCAACTCGCATTCAAACTCTATCCCTACGCGCGGTCTGCCGATCAGGACGCCAAGACGCCCGTGCGCCATCCGGTCGTCGTGGTGGGCGGTGGTCCCGTCGGGCTGGCAACAGCGCTGGATCTTGGGTTGCAGGGCGTTCCGGTCGTGGTGCTGGATGATCACGAAGGCATCGGGCAGGGTAGTCGCGCCATCTGCTTTGCCAAGCGCAGCCTTGAGATTGCCGACCGCTACGGCTGTGCCGGCCCGATGCTGGACAAGGGCGTTGTCTGGAACCTCGGCAAGGTGTTCCATGAGGACCGCAAGGTATTCGAATTCAACCTGTTGCCAGAGGACGGACACAAGTTTCCCGCCTTCATAAACCTTCAACAGCCCTATTTCGAAAAGTTCCTGTTCGAACGCATCCAGGCCGCGCAAGCCGAAGGTGCGCCGATCGAAGTGCGCGGCAAGAACCGCGTGGCCAGCGTTGAAATCCACGACGACCACAGCGTGCTCAGCATCCAGACACCAGAGCAGGACTACACCCTGCACGCCGACTGGCTGATCGCCGCAGACGGTGCGGGGTCTCCGCTACGTGGCATGATGGGCCTCGATTTTGACGGGCGCGTGTTCAAGGACAGTTTCCTGATCGCCGACATCAAGATGCTCAGCGGCAACTTTCCCACCGAACGCTGGTTCTGGTTCGAACCCAGCCACAAGGCCGGGGCATCGACACTGCTGCACAAACAGCCCGACGACATCTGGCGCGTCGATTTTCAGATCGGCTGGGACGTGGACCGCAAGGAAGAGCTGAAGGAAGAAAACGTGCGCAAACGGCTCGACGCGATGCTGGGGGCAGAGGTGGACTACGACATTGTCTGGTCGTCGATCTATACGTTCCAGTGCCGTCGGATGGACAAATTCCGCCACGGCCGGGTGCTGTTTGTCGGGGATAGCGCCCATCAGGTCAGCCCCTTTGGCGCACGCGGGGCCAATTCGGGCATGCAGGACGCCGACAACCTGGGCTGGAAACTGGGCATGGTGGTGCGGGGCGAAGCGCCTGACACGCTGCTCGACAGCTACCATGACGAACGGGCCTACGGGGCGGATGAAAATATCCTCAACTCGACCCGCGCGACGGATTTCATCACGCCAAAATCCAAGGTCAGCCATATCTTCCGCAACGCGGTGCTGGAACTGGCAGAGCAGTTCGAATTCGCCCGCCCGCTGGTCAATTCCGGCCGCCTGTCGATGCCCTGCACCTACGACGGCCTGCCATTGTTCGGGGAGGACAGGCTGGACGGCGGCCCGGACCGCACCCGCCCCGGCAGCCCGTGCCCGGATGCGCCGCTTGGCGATGGGTTTCTTCTCGATGCTCTCGGAAGTGGCTTCACGATCCTGACCCTCAATACAGATGCGCCGACCACCGTGACCGAAGGAGGCGTGACCGCCGCAGCCGTGGCGCTCTCTACTGATGACGACGCAACCGGCGCGCTCTTCGCGCGGTATCTGGGCGATGCGGACAGTGCCGTCTACCTTATCCGGCCCGACCAACATGTGGTTGCCCGTTGGCCTCATTTCGATGAAACCGCCCTGCGCGCCGCCCTGCGCCGCGCCTGCGGCATGGAGTGA
- a CDS encoding DUF2783 domain-containing protein — translation MTLNTKPNISGPDEFYADLIQCHDGLSDDESAAFNARLVLLLANHVGDRAVLSRALVAAKAPRRS, via the coding sequence ATGACCCTGAACACCAAACCCAACATCTCTGGCCCCGATGAATTCTACGCGGACCTGATCCAGTGCCACGACGGATTGTCCGACGACGAAAGCGCCGCCTTCAACGCGCGGCTGGTGCTGCTGCTGGCCAACCACGTCGGCGACCGCGCAGTTTTGTCCCGCGCATTGGTGGCGGCGAAAGCCCCCCGGCGGTCGTGA
- a CDS encoding ImuA family protein, which yields MALLHMQKTATGQLPPPGLSRLTLSEIFVETAADAAALGFALARLPQGQRPVLWVQDRLSRKQTGFPSLAGAGPRRPIILVSLSRAVDVLWALEEGLRCRSLGGVIGEIWGDPAALDFTATKRLALRSEAAAVPCWLIRRAAHPNLSAARDRWRIGARPSAPHPHDRQAPGAPRWAVELFRSRDARPGQWVASYDRAADRVDLVAAISDGTLDAGDGKAGQRAAG from the coding sequence ATGGCGTTGCTTCATATGCAGAAAACCGCGACAGGCCAGCTGCCCCCGCCGGGGCTGTCCCGCCTGACCCTGTCCGAAATATTTGTCGAAACGGCGGCGGATGCGGCCGCTTTGGGCTTTGCGCTGGCGCGGTTGCCGCAGGGTCAGCGGCCTGTCCTATGGGTGCAGGATCGCCTGTCGCGCAAGCAAACCGGATTTCCCAGCCTGGCAGGGGCAGGCCCGCGGCGCCCGATCATCTTGGTCAGCCTGTCACGCGCTGTCGATGTGCTTTGGGCGCTGGAGGAAGGTCTGCGCTGCCGCAGCCTTGGTGGTGTGATCGGCGAGATCTGGGGCGATCCGGCGGCGCTGGATTTCACCGCGACCAAGCGGCTGGCCTTGCGGTCCGAGGCCGCCGCCGTGCCTTGCTGGCTGATCCGGCGCGCGGCGCATCCCAATCTGAGTGCCGCGCGCGACCGCTGGCGCATTGGCGCGCGCCCCTCCGCGCCGCATCCGCACGACCGCCAAGCGCCCGGTGCGCCGCGCTGGGCGGTGGAATTGTTCCGCTCGCGCGATGCAAGGCCGGGCCAATGGGTGGCCAGCTATGACCGGGCGGCGGATCGTGTCGATCTGGTTGCCGCAATTTCCGATGGAACGCTGGACGCGGGTGATGGAAAGGCAGGGCAACGCGCCGCCGGATGA
- a CDS encoding Y-family DNA polymerase: protein MERQGNAPPDDIALVLAREGHHGPVVHAANRPARLAGIRAGSRLVDMRAICPDLQVAYADQAGDLAALDRLVLWARRWCPWTVRDGEDGLILDTTGSDHLLGGEAAMLVKMETQLALLGLGARLAVAPTWGAAWALARFGPVRAICGADDLAVKLGTLPVTGLRLDGATVLLLRRLGLKTIGAVMDVPRLSLTRRFAKAALPANPLLRLDQALGQLAEPVSSVDPAPRFMAQSRLAEPIFDPSPYLPALCADLCDQLDQAGQGCRRLHLTIYRSDGDISHLSVAISALSRDPVHLHGLFRDKLDRINPGYGFDLITLAAADLGAMPQVQSRLDGGADDDLQLAHLLDRLTARFGDRAVTRPVLRASHIPERAEARLPAMADMPADMPVPASERPLRLLDQPEEVRVLYAVPEGPPAQFIWRRQTHRVTRYAGPERIAPEWWRDRPGTRLRDYFKVEDQAGRRLWLYREGLHTDGRGGDPRWFIHGVFV, encoded by the coding sequence ATGGAAAGGCAGGGCAACGCGCCGCCGGATGACATCGCGCTGGTGCTGGCGCGCGAGGGACATCACGGCCCTGTCGTGCATGCCGCCAACCGCCCGGCACGGCTGGCGGGGATCAGGGCGGGGTCGCGCCTGGTGGATATGCGCGCGATCTGCCCTGATTTGCAGGTCGCCTATGCCGATCAGGCGGGGGATCTTGCCGCGCTCGACCGGCTGGTGCTTTGGGCGCGGCGCTGGTGTCCGTGGACCGTGCGCGACGGCGAGGACGGGCTGATCCTTGACACCACGGGGTCCGATCACCTGCTGGGCGGCGAGGCGGCGATGCTGGTCAAGATGGAAACGCAATTGGCCTTGCTGGGTCTGGGCGCGCGTTTGGCCGTGGCCCCTACCTGGGGGGCGGCCTGGGCGCTTGCGCGGTTTGGTCCGGTGCGCGCGATCTGTGGTGCGGATGATCTGGCGGTGAAACTGGGGACTTTGCCTGTCACCGGATTGCGGCTGGATGGTGCGACGGTGCTGCTGTTGCGCCGTCTGGGGTTGAAAACCATCGGCGCGGTGATGGATGTGCCGCGCCTGTCGCTGACCCGCCGTTTCGCCAAGGCCGCCTTGCCCGCCAATCCGCTGCTGCGGCTGGATCAGGCTTTGGGTCAGCTGGCGGAACCTGTGTCCAGCGTCGATCCCGCGCCCCGATTCATGGCGCAAAGCCGCCTGGCAGAGCCGATTTTCGACCCAAGCCCCTATCTGCCCGCGCTTTGCGCCGATCTCTGCGACCAGTTGGATCAGGCGGGCCAAGGCTGCCGGCGACTGCATCTGACCATCTATCGCAGCGATGGCGATATCAGCCATCTCTCGGTGGCTATATCCGCGCTGTCGCGTGATCCTGTGCATCTGCACGGGCTGTTTCGCGACAAACTGGACCGGATCAACCCCGGTTACGGCTTTGATCTGATCACGCTCGCGGCCGCCGATCTGGGCGCGATGCCGCAGGTCCAAAGCCGCCTTGATGGTGGTGCGGATGATGATCTGCAATTGGCGCATCTGCTGGACCGGCTGACCGCGCGTTTCGGGGATCGTGCCGTGACCCGCCCCGTCCTGCGCGCCAGCCACATCCCCGAACGGGCCGAGGCGCGCCTGCCCGCCATGGCCGATATGCCCGCCGATATGCCTGTGCCCGCCAGCGAACGCCCGCTGCGCCTGCTGGACCAGCCCGAAGAGGTGCGCGTGCTTTACGCCGTCCCCGAAGGCCCGCCCGCGCAATTCATCTGGCGCCGCCAGACCCACCGCGTGACCCGGTATGCTGGCCCCGAACGTATCGCGCCCGAATGGTGGCGCGACCGCCCCGGCACCCGCCTGCGCGATTATTTCAAGGTCGAGGATCAGGCGGGCCGCCGCTTGTGGCTTTACCGCGAAGGGCTGCACACGGACGGGCGCGGCGGTGATCCGCGCTGGTTTATCCACGGGGTCTTCGTGTGA
- a CDS encoding error-prone DNA polymerase, which produces MPQNDHQHPRRELEGGGFAPNPRADFVELGVTTCFSFLRGASDAVDLATTAHGLGYDKLGCADLNTMAGVVRLHAAARKAGITPVIGCRLALVTGEVFLAYPRDRAAYGRLCRLLSKGKMQDAGGDWQAKGVCDISLDDLAAHGAGVQLIAVPGADLGHFAALLPRLARALPGLRHIAASYLYRGDDRARINRLDALARRHGLSILATNDVHYHAPDRRPLQDVMTCIRHKTTIAKAGFLLDANAERHLKSPAQMVRLFADWPHAIRATRDVADACTFDLRDLAYEYPHETVPEGRSAQEYLEELTWRGAAARYPGGVPAALQATLRKELALIAKLDIPQYFLTIHEIIDFARNQCKPPILCQGRGSAANSAVCYMLGITAVDPAKNDLLFERFISEERKEPPDIDVDFEHERREEVIQHIYAKYGRNRAALCATVIHYRPRMAVREVGRVMGLSEDVTTALAKTIWGSWGREIGAAQAAEAGIDLRDPLMARTIKLADQMIGMPRHLGQHVGGFILTEKALTETVPIGNGAMPDRSFIEWDKDDIDELRILKVDVLALGMLTCIRKAFDLIAAHHGQRFDLASVPQEDAAVYDMLCKGDSLGTFQVESRAQMNMLPRLRPRQFYDLVIQVAIVRPGPIQGDMVHPYLRRRSGAELVEYPSPGPQHDPDELKKVLGRTLGVPIFQEQAMKIAMVAAEFSTKEANELRKAMATFRSHGTIGALEEKMVGRMIRRGYDPEFAARCFNQIKGFGDYGFPESHAASFALLVYISAWIKCHYPDVFCAALLNSQPMGFYAPAQIVRDARAHGVILRAADVNYSDWDNSLEPLAPGVFAVRLGLRQIDGMRRDMAQRIMDARGRPFDDLKDMKTRAKLDAGTVQRLAAADALRSMKLDRRQALWEARALRDAPDLPLFADTRDEGAEVRFDLPQMPICEQVVADYQTLRLSLKAHPLSFLRRSMTRQGYRPAADLAQMRSGQPVKLAGVVLIRQRPGSANGVCFITLEDETGVANLVVWPKVMEANRKTVMQARLIDVHGVVQRDGDVIHVVAHVLTDRSDALERLSEDRMNPPLAHADEVRRPIGGDPRASHPRDLRVIPKSRDFH; this is translated from the coding sequence ATGCCGCAGAATGACCACCAGCATCCCAGACGGGAATTGGAAGGCGGCGGTTTTGCCCCCAATCCGCGCGCGGATTTCGTCGAACTGGGGGTGACGACCTGCTTTTCGTTCCTGCGCGGGGCCTCTGATGCCGTGGATCTGGCGACGACCGCGCATGGCTTGGGCTATGACAAGCTGGGCTGTGCTGATCTTAATACCATGGCCGGGGTCGTGCGCCTGCATGCGGCGGCGCGCAAGGCGGGGATCACCCCTGTGATCGGTTGTCGTTTGGCATTGGTCACGGGCGAGGTATTTCTGGCCTATCCGCGCGATCGCGCCGCTTATGGGCGGCTGTGCCGGTTGTTGTCCAAAGGCAAGATGCAGGATGCGGGCGGCGATTGGCAGGCCAAGGGGGTCTGCGATATCAGCCTTGATGATCTGGCCGCCCATGGTGCAGGCGTCCAGCTGATCGCCGTGCCGGGGGCGGATCTGGGGCATTTCGCTGCCCTGCTGCCGCGTCTGGCGCGCGCCTTGCCGGGGCTGCGCCATATCGCGGCCAGTTATCTGTATCGCGGCGATGACCGCGCGCGGATCAACCGTCTGGATGCTTTGGCGCGCAGGCATGGTCTGTCCATTCTGGCGACCAATGATGTGCATTATCACGCGCCCGACCGTCGCCCTTTGCAGGATGTGATGACCTGCATCCGCCACAAGACCACGATTGCCAAGGCGGGGTTCCTGCTGGATGCCAATGCCGAACGCCATCTGAAATCGCCCGCGCAGATGGTCCGGCTTTTCGCCGATTGGCCCCATGCGATCCGTGCGACCCGTGATGTGGCTGATGCCTGCACCTTTGATCTGCGCGATCTGGCCTATGAATATCCGCATGAAACCGTCCCCGAAGGGCGCAGCGCGCAGGAATATCTGGAGGAATTGACATGGCGGGGGGCGGCGGCGCGCTATCCGGGCGGGGTGCCTGCGGCTTTGCAGGCGACGTTGCGCAAGGAACTGGCGCTGATCGCCAAGCTTGATATCCCGCAGTATTTCCTGACCATCCACGAGATCATCGATTTCGCCCGCAACCAATGCAAGCCGCCGATCCTGTGTCAGGGGCGCGGGTCTGCCGCCAATTCCGCCGTCTGCTATATGCTGGGCATCACCGCCGTGGACCCCGCCAAGAACGACCTGCTGTTTGAACGTTTCATCAGCGAGGAACGCAAGGAACCCCCCGATATCGACGTGGATTTCGAACATGAACGCCGCGAGGAGGTGATCCAGCATATCTATGCCAAATACGGCCGCAACCGTGCCGCATTATGCGCCACCGTGATCCATTACCGCCCGCGCATGGCCGTGCGCGAGGTGGGCCGCGTCATGGGCCTGTCCGAGGATGTCACAACTGCGCTGGCCAAGACGATCTGGGGGTCATGGGGCCGCGAGATCGGGGCCGCGCAGGCCGCCGAGGCGGGGATCGATCTGCGCGATCCGCTGATGGCGCGCACGATCAAGCTGGCCGATCAGATGATCGGCATGCCGCGCCATCTGGGCCAGCATGTGGGCGGGTTCATTCTGACCGAAAAGGCGCTGACCGAAACCGTGCCCATCGGCAATGGCGCCATGCCGGATCGCAGTTTCATCGAATGGGACAAGGATGATATCGACGAATTGCGCATATTGAAGGTCGATGTGCTGGCTTTGGGCATGTTGACCTGCATCCGCAAGGCGTTCGATCTGATCGCCGCGCATCACGGCCAGCGGTTCGATCTGGCAAGCGTCCCGCAGGAGGACGCGGCCGTCTATGACATGCTGTGCAAGGGTGACAGCCTTGGCACGTTTCAGGTCGAAAGCCGCGCGCAGATGAACATGCTGCCGCGTCTGCGTCCGCGCCAGTTTTACGATTTGGTCATTCAGGTCGCCATCGTCCGCCCCGGCCCGATCCAAGGCGATATGGTGCATCCTTACCTGCGCCGCCGCAGCGGGGCCGAACTGGTGGAATATCCCAGCCCCGGCCCGCAGCATGACCCTGACGAGCTGAAAAAGGTGCTGGGCCGCACGCTGGGTGTGCCGATCTTTCAGGAACAGGCGATGAAGATCGCCATGGTCGCCGCCGAATTTTCCACCAAGGAAGCCAATGAACTGCGCAAGGCCATGGCCACCTTCCGGTCGCATGGCACCATCGGCGCGCTAGAGGAAAAGATGGTCGGCCGCATGATCAGGCGCGGCTATGATCCCGAATTCGCGGCGCGTTGTTTCAACCAGATCAAGGGCTTCGGCGATTACGGCTTTCCCGAAAGCCATGCCGCCAGTTTCGCGCTGCTGGTCTATATCTCTGCTTGGATCAAATGCCATTATCCGGATGTCTTTTGTGCCGCGCTGCTGAATTCCCAGCCGATGGGCTTTTACGCCCCCGCCCAGATCGTGCGTGATGCCCGCGCACATGGGGTGATCCTGCGCGCGGCGGATGTGAATTATTCCGATTGGGACAACAGCCTTGAACCGCTGGCGCCCGGTGTCTTTGCCGTGCGGCTGGGTCTGCGCCAGATCGACGGGATGCGCCGCGATATGGCGCAGCGGATCATGGATGCGCGCGGGCGGCCTTTTGATGATCTGAAAGATATGAAAACCCGCGCGAAACTGGATGCAGGCACGGTGCAAAGGCTGGCGGCGGCGGATGCGCTGCGCTCGATGAAGCTGGACCGCAGGCAGGCGTTATGGGAGGCGCGGGCCCTGCGCGATGCGCCCGATCTGCCGCTTTTTGCCGATACCCGCGACGAAGGGGCAGAGGTCCGGTTCGATCTGCCGCAGATGCCCATCTGCGAACAGGTGGTCGCTGATTACCAGACCCTGCGCCTGTCGCTGAAGGCGCATCCTTTGTCCTTCTTGCGCCGCAGCATGACGCGACAGGGCTATCGTCCGGCGGCCGATCTGGCGCAGATGCGCAGCGGGCAGCCGGTGAAACTGGCGGGCGTCGTGCTGATCCGCCAGCGCCCCGGCAGCGCCAATGGCGTCTGCTTCATCACGCTGGAGGATGAAACCGGTGTCGCCAATCTGGTCGTCTGGCCCAAGGTGATGGAGGCCAACCGCAAGACCGTGATGCAGGCGCGCCTGATCGATGTGCATGGCGTGGTGCAGCGCGATGGTGACGTGATCCATGTGGTCGCCCATGTGTTGACCGACCGCAGCGATGCGCTGGAACGGCTGTCCGAGGATCGCATGAACCCGCCCCTGGCCCATGCCGATGAGGTGCGCCGCCCCATCGGGGGTGATCCGCGCGCAAGCCATCCGCGCGATCTGCGGGTGATCCCCAAATCGCGGGATTTCCACTAG
- a CDS encoding MarR family winged helix-turn-helix transcriptional regulator: MNEKGRGVFRFFNEIGIINQLAGAIFAARLPGGLHVSHFALLNHLVRLGDAKTPLALASAFQVPKTTMTHTIAVLEKRAAIRLAPHPSDGRSKIVFLTEAGRKLHAEAIASMADPIRKITDDLGDDMISDLIPQLEKIRAYLDQNRGI; encoded by the coding sequence ATGAACGAAAAAGGCAGAGGCGTATTCCGGTTCTTCAATGAAATCGGGATCATCAACCAGTTGGCCGGGGCGATCTTTGCGGCCCGGCTACCCGGCGGGTTGCATGTGTCGCATTTCGCCCTGCTAAACCATCTGGTCCGGCTGGGCGATGCAAAGACCCCGCTGGCGCTGGCCTCGGCCTTTCAGGTGCCCAAAACGACGATGACCCATACGATCGCCGTGCTGGAAAAGCGCGCCGCGATCCGGCTGGCCCCGCATCCCAGCGACGGGCGCAGCAAGATCGTCTTTCTGACCGAGGCTGGCCGCAAGCTGCATGCCGAAGCGATTGCCAGCATGGCCGACCCGATCCGCAAGATCACCGATGATCTGGGCGATGACATGATCAGCGATCTGATCCCGCAGCTGGAAAAGATCAGGGCCTATCTGGACCAGAACCGCGGCATCTGA